A single region of the Acinetobacter sp. WCHA45 genome encodes:
- a CDS encoding alpha/beta fold hydrolase, whose translation MQAQVKTVTTSDQQSLCVKIWGDEKKTPLVLVHGYPDNQEVWEPIIEQLVDDYYVVTYDVRGAGLSSIPKRIKDYRLPRLSLDLQEVVDQVLPNRNFHMAAHDWGSLQSWESVTEPKLKGRLLSYTTISGPCLDHASLYLREKFKSAPSNVLKMLTKSWYIGAFHLPLVAPTVWTFFSPEKWGKILSGLEKKQNLPLNANIVSDGKYGINLYRANFIPSLAQPRQRYAQCPVQAIVLKRDAFVSPEYITESMPKWVENLEYVELDANHWAVLSKPTKIAELIRHFVKRQTV comes from the coding sequence ATGCAAGCACAAGTAAAAACAGTAACCACTTCTGACCAACAAAGCCTCTGTGTCAAAATATGGGGTGATGAAAAGAAAACACCATTGGTGTTAGTACATGGTTATCCCGATAATCAAGAAGTATGGGAGCCGATTATTGAGCAATTGGTTGATGACTATTATGTCGTTACTTACGATGTTCGTGGTGCAGGTTTGTCATCAATTCCAAAGCGTATTAAAGACTATCGATTACCGCGTTTATCTTTGGATTTACAAGAAGTCGTTGATCAAGTGTTACCCAACCGCAATTTCCACATGGCAGCGCATGACTGGGGTTCTTTACAGTCTTGGGAATCAGTAACTGAACCTAAGTTAAAAGGTCGTTTACTATCTTATACAACAATCTCAGGCCCTTGCTTGGATCATGCTTCTTTATATTTGCGTGAAAAGTTTAAATCTGCACCAAGTAATGTACTGAAAATGCTGACTAAATCTTGGTATATTGGTGCTTTCCATTTGCCATTAGTTGCTCCAACCGTATGGACTTTCTTTAGTCCAGAAAAGTGGGGTAAGATTTTAAGTGGCTTAGAGAAAAAACAAAATTTGCCATTAAATGCAAATATTGTGTCAGATGGTAAATACGGTATTAATTTGTATCGTGCTAACTTTATTCCTTCACTGGCTCAACCACGCCAACGCTATGCTCAATGTCCTGTACAGGCGATTGTATTAAAACGCGATGCATTTGTTAGCCCTGAGTACATTACGGAATCAATGCCAAAATGGGTTGAAAACTTGGAATATGTTGAACTTGATGCCAACCACTGGGCAGTTCTAAGTAAGCCAACCAAAATTGCTGAACTAATCCGTCATTTTGTAAAACGCCAGACTGTTTAA
- the rpoC gene encoding DNA-directed RNA polymerase subunit beta', with amino-acid sequence MKDLLDIMRKKTDSEGHAPIEFDRIRIGLASPEMIKSWSHGEVKKPETINYRTFKPERDGLFCAKIFGPVKDYECLCGKYKRMKYKGVICEKCGVEVTTAKVRRERMGHIELASPVAHIWFLKSLPSRIGLLLDMTLRDIERVLYFESYVVTDPGMTPFEKYQLLTDEEYYNALEEHGDEFTAKMGAEAVQDLLKDIDLEAEIARLREEIPQTTSETKLKKASKRLKLMEAFKESNNKPEWMVMNVLPVLPPDLRPLVPLEGGRFATSDLNDLYRRVINRNNRLKRLLDLAAPDIIVRNEKRMLQESVDALLDNGRRGRAITGSNKRPLKSLADMIKGKQGRFRQNLLGKRVDYSGRSVITVGPTLRLHQCGLPKKMALELFKPFIFAKLQASGQATTIKAAKKMVERETPEVWDVLASVIRQHPVMLNRAPTLHRLGLQAFEPILIEGKAIRLHPLVCAAFNADFDGDQMAVHVPLTLEAQLEARALMMSTNNILSPANGEPIIVPSQDVVLGLYYITRDAVNAKGEGMVFADTHEVNRALATGKVAIHARVKVRVHQTVINENGEREQQTIIVDTTPGRCLLWEVVPQGLSFDMINLEMTKKNISKLINSCYRKLGLKDTVIFADQLMYLGFRQATRSGVSVGMEDMLIPPTKQVIIDKAETEVREIEQQFEQGFVTAGERYNKVVDIWARTNDQVAKAMMDNLSYTLVKNKQGEDEKQKSFNSIYMMSDSGARGSAAQIRQLAGMRGLMAKPDGSIIETPIKANFREGLTVLQYFISTHGARKGLADTALKTANSGYLTRRLVDVAQDLVITEPDCGTAGGLVMTPFIQGGDVIEPLRDRVLGRVTAEDVRRASDDEVVLPRGTLIDEKIAAQLEEAGVDEVKVRSVIACESTFGVCARCYGRDLARGHLVNPGESVGVMAAQSIGEPGTQLTMRTFHVGGAASRTSAANSVQVRNKGTVRFHNVKTVQHAKGHLVSVSRSGEIGIADDLGRERERYKLPYGASILLKDGETVEAGGIVATWDPHTHPLVTEVAGKARFSQIADGVTATSKTDDATGMTTVEILPVTARPASGKDLRPAIVLDTTDGGEQFYFLPQNTIVTVRDGETIGVGDVIGRVPQESSRTRDITGGLPRVADLFEARKPKEHAILAEVSGIVSFGKETKGKNRLVITPDDGSEIYEELIPKWRQINVFEGEHVNRGETISDGPQNPHDILRLKGEVALTNYIVNEVQDVYRLQGVKINDKHIEVVVRQMLRKVEITDGGDTSFIKGEQVDYIRVVQENQAVLAQNKFPAKFERQLMGITKASLSTDSFISAASFQETTRVLTEAAVTGKEDDLRGLKENVVVGRLIPAGTGLAYHLERRRQEAEAAEFELHNDFSEVDQAFSQALNSDQF; translated from the coding sequence TTGAAAGACTTGCTCGATATCATGCGTAAGAAAACGGATTCAGAAGGTCATGCACCGATTGAATTTGACCGTATCCGTATTGGTCTTGCGTCACCAGAGATGATTAAGTCATGGTCTCACGGTGAAGTTAAAAAGCCTGAAACCATTAACTACCGTACTTTTAAACCTGAACGTGACGGTTTGTTCTGTGCCAAAATCTTTGGTCCAGTAAAAGATTACGAATGCTTGTGTGGTAAATACAAGCGTATGAAATATAAAGGCGTCATTTGTGAAAAATGTGGCGTTGAAGTAACGACTGCTAAAGTTCGTCGTGAACGTATGGGTCACATTGAACTTGCTTCTCCAGTTGCACACATTTGGTTCTTGAAATCATTACCGAGCCGTATTGGTTTACTTCTTGATATGACATTACGTGATATCGAGCGCGTATTATATTTCGAATCTTATGTCGTTACTGATCCTGGTATGACTCCGTTTGAAAAGTATCAACTTTTAACGGATGAAGAATACTACAATGCACTTGAAGAGCACGGTGATGAATTCACAGCGAAAATGGGTGCAGAAGCTGTTCAAGACTTGTTGAAAGACATCGATCTTGAAGCTGAAATTGCTCGTTTACGTGAAGAGATTCCACAAACGACTTCAGAGACGAAACTTAAAAAAGCGTCTAAACGTTTGAAGTTGATGGAAGCATTCAAAGAATCAAACAATAAGCCTGAATGGATGGTGATGAATGTACTTCCAGTACTTCCACCAGACTTACGTCCGCTTGTACCACTTGAAGGTGGTCGTTTCGCGACTTCAGACTTAAACGATCTATATCGTCGTGTGATCAACCGTAACAACCGTTTGAAACGTCTTCTTGATCTTGCTGCACCAGACATTATCGTACGTAACGAAAAACGTATGTTACAAGAGTCTGTTGATGCATTGCTTGATAACGGTCGTCGTGGTCGTGCGATTACAGGTTCGAACAAACGTCCATTGAAATCTTTGGCTGATATGATCAAAGGTAAACAAGGTCGTTTCCGTCAAAACTTACTTGGTAAACGTGTTGACTATTCTGGTCGTTCGGTAATTACCGTAGGTCCTACTTTACGCCTTCACCAATGTGGTCTTCCGAAGAAAATGGCGCTTGAATTATTCAAACCATTTATCTTCGCGAAACTACAAGCATCTGGTCAAGCAACAACCATTAAAGCTGCGAAGAAAATGGTTGAGCGTGAGACTCCAGAAGTTTGGGACGTTCTTGCTTCTGTAATTCGTCAACATCCAGTAATGTTGAACCGTGCGCCAACACTTCACCGTTTAGGTCTTCAAGCATTTGAACCGATTCTGATTGAAGGTAAGGCGATCCGTCTTCACCCACTCGTATGTGCTGCGTTTAACGCCGACTTCGATGGTGACCAAATGGCGGTACACGTTCCATTGACATTGGAAGCGCAGCTTGAAGCTCGTGCATTGATGATGTCAACAAACAACATCTTGTCGCCAGCCAACGGTGAGCCAATCATCGTTCCTTCTCAGGACGTTGTATTGGGTCTTTACTACATCACACGTGATGCAGTAAATGCCAAGGGTGAAGGCATGGTGTTTGCGGATACTCACGAAGTAAACCGCGCATTGGCAACGGGTAAAGTAGCGATTCACGCACGTGTAAAAGTACGTGTACACCAAACTGTGATCAATGAAAATGGTGAACGTGAACAGCAAACGATTATCGTTGATACAACACCAGGTCGTTGCTTACTTTGGGAAGTTGTTCCACAAGGTTTAAGCTTTGATATGATCAACCTTGAGATGACTAAAAAGAACATCTCTAAGTTAATCAACTCTTGCTACCGTAAACTTGGTTTGAAAGATACTGTTATCTTCGCTGACCAATTGATGTATTTGGGCTTCCGTCAAGCGACGCGTTCAGGTGTATCTGTTGGTATGGAAGACATGTTGATCCCACCAACGAAACAAGTCATTATTGACAAAGCTGAAACAGAAGTTCGTGAAATCGAACAACAGTTTGAGCAAGGTTTCGTAACTGCGGGTGAGCGCTATAACAAAGTGGTCGATATTTGGGCGCGTACCAATGACCAGGTTGCGAAAGCAATGATGGATAACCTGTCTTATACCCTTGTGAAAAACAAGCAAGGTGAAGATGAGAAGCAGAAATCATTCAACAGTATCTACATGATGTCTGACTCGGGTGCCCGTGGTTCGGCAGCTCAGATTCGTCAGTTAGCGGGTATGCGTGGTTTGATGGCGAAGCCAGATGGCTCGATCATTGAGACACCGATTAAAGCAAACTTCCGTGAAGGCTTGACAGTACTTCAGTACTTCATTTCAACACACGGTGCGCGTAAAGGTTTGGCCGATACAGCTTTAAAAACAGCAAACTCTGGTTACTTGACTCGTCGTCTAGTAGACGTAGCACAAGACTTAGTAATTACTGAACCTGACTGTGGTACAGCGGGTGGTTTAGTGATGACTCCATTCATTCAAGGTGGTGATGTCATCGAGCCATTACGTGACCGCGTATTAGGTCGTGTAACGGCTGAAGATGTACGTCGTGCATCTGATGACGAAGTTGTATTACCTCGCGGTACACTTATTGACGAGAAAATCGCAGCTCAGCTTGAAGAAGCGGGTGTCGATGAAGTTAAAGTACGCTCAGTAATTGCATGTGAATCTACATTCGGTGTGTGTGCTCGTTGTTATGGTCGTGACCTTGCACGTGGTCACTTGGTGAATCCAGGTGAATCAGTCGGTGTAATGGCTGCTCAGTCAATTGGTGAACCTGGTACACAGTTAACGATGCGTACGTTCCACGTTGGTGGTGCTGCGAGCCGAACTTCTGCTGCGAACAGCGTTCAAGTACGTAACAAAGGTACTGTACGTTTCCACAATGTGAAAACTGTACAACATGCCAAAGGTCACTTAGTGTCAGTTTCTCGTTCAGGTGAAATTGGTATTGCGGATGACTTAGGTCGTGAGCGTGAGCGTTATAAACTTCCTTACGGTGCCAGCATCTTGTTGAAAGATGGTGAGACTGTAGAAGCTGGCGGTATCGTAGCGACTTGGGATCCACATACACATCCACTTGTTACAGAAGTTGCGGGTAAAGCACGTTTCAGCCAAATCGCTGATGGTGTAACTGCAACCTCTAAGACTGATGATGCAACAGGTATGACGACTGTTGAAATCTTGCCAGTAACAGCACGTCCTGCGTCTGGTAAAGATTTACGTCCTGCGATCGTGTTGGATACAACAGATGGCGGCGAACAGTTCTACTTCTTGCCACAAAATACAATCGTGACTGTCCGTGATGGCGAAACGATTGGTGTGGGTGATGTAATCGGTCGTGTACCACAAGAATCTTCGCGTACTCGTGATATTACCGGTGGTCTTCCACGCGTTGCAGACTTGTTTGAAGCACGTAAACCAAAAGAGCATGCGATTTTGGCAGAAGTGTCTGGTATCGTAAGCTTTGGTAAAGAGACCAAAGGTAAGAACCGTTTAGTGATCACACCTGATGATGGTTCAGAGATCTACGAAGAGTTGATTCCTAAATGGCGTCAAATCAACGTGTTCGAGGGTGAGCATGTGAACCGTGGTGAAACCATTTCTGATGGTCCACAAAACCCACATGACATCTTACGTTTGAAAGGCGAAGTTGCTTTAACAAACTACATCGTGAACGAAGTTCAAGACGTTTACCGTCTCCAAGGTGTAAAAATCAACGATAAGCACATTGAAGTCGTCGTACGTCAAATGTTGCGTAAAGTTGAAATCACTGATGGTGGCGATACAAGCTTTATTAAAGGCGAACAAGTGGATTACATCCGTGTTGTTCAAGAGAACCAAGCTGTCTTGGCTCAGAACAAGTTCCCTGCGAAGTTTGAACGTCAATTGATGGGTATTACCAAAGCGTCGCTTTCTACTGACTCGTTCATCTCTGCTGCATCGTTCCAGGAAACAACACGTGTGTTAACTGAAGCGGCTGTAACAGGTAAAGAAGATGATTTACGTGGCTTGAAAGAAAACGTTGTTGTTGGTCGTTTGATTCCTGCTGGTACAGGTCTTGCGTATCACCTAGAACGTCGTCGTCAAGAAGCGGAAGCTGCTGAGTTTGAACTTCACAATGATTTCAGTGAAGTTGATCAAGCGTTTAGCCAAGCGTTAAATTCAGATCAATTCTAA
- the htpG gene encoding molecular chaperone HtpG — MSEQASKNYSFQAEVAQLLHLVTHSLYSNPEIFLRELISNASDACDKLRFEGINHPEYYENDANLHVRVSLDKENKTLTISDNGIGLSQQEAIENLGTIAKSGTKDFMSKLSGDQKADAQLIGQFGVGFYSGFIVADKITVESRRAGLDAAEGVRWISGGTGEFEVQTIEKASRGTDIILHLRDDALDYLESWKVKQIINKYSDHISLPIEMQKEIWQEEEVAEGEEPKGGQMVKTDEWEAINSASALWTRSKSEITDEQYIDFYKNLSHDFAEPLAWAHNRVEGSTEYTQLLYIPSQAKQDLFTREAKAGIKLYVKRVFILDEADNLIPNYLRFVQGVVDSADLPLNVSRELLQESRDVKTIREGNARRVLTLLDGLAKSEDEKDQEKFKAFYTEFGSVLKEGLGEDTGNRERILKLLRYATSNHDEISTSFADYKSRMKEGQKAIYYVTADNLTAAKNSPQLEVFKKKGIEVLLMADRVDEWAMNFVFEFDGTPLQNVSKGAVDLGDLQDADEKKALEEAAEQFKPVVERLSSSLKDKTKEVRVTTRLVDSPACLVTSEGELSPQLIRMLKQAGQAVPESKPTLEINPEHPLVKKLESSAQFDDLANVIFDQAVIAEGGLPEDPAAYVKRINSLLLK; from the coding sequence ATGAGTGAACAAGCCTCAAAAAATTATAGTTTCCAAGCTGAAGTTGCTCAGTTATTACATTTGGTGACGCATTCCCTGTATTCCAATCCTGAAATTTTCCTGCGTGAACTGATTTCCAATGCATCGGATGCCTGCGATAAGCTGCGTTTTGAAGGAATTAATCACCCTGAATATTATGAAAATGATGCCAACTTGCATGTTCGTGTGAGCTTGGATAAAGAGAATAAAACTTTAACTATTTCCGATAATGGTATTGGTTTGAGCCAACAAGAGGCGATAGAGAATCTTGGTACGATTGCAAAATCGGGCACTAAAGATTTTATGTCCAAGTTAAGTGGTGATCAGAAAGCAGATGCACAGTTAATTGGTCAATTTGGTGTTGGTTTTTATTCTGGCTTTATTGTTGCCGATAAAATCACGGTGGAGTCGCGCCGTGCAGGTCTGGATGCTGCCGAAGGTGTGCGTTGGATCAGTGGTGGAACGGGCGAGTTCGAAGTTCAAACAATTGAGAAAGCAAGCCGTGGTACCGATATCATCTTGCATTTACGTGATGATGCACTCGACTATTTAGAGTCGTGGAAAGTTAAACAAATCATCAATAAGTATTCAGATCACATCAGCTTGCCAATCGAAATGCAAAAAGAAATCTGGCAAGAAGAGGAAGTCGCTGAAGGTGAAGAGCCTAAAGGCGGTCAGATGGTGAAGACGGATGAATGGGAAGCCATTAACTCTGCTAGCGCATTATGGACACGTAGTAAGAGCGAAATCACTGATGAGCAATACATCGACTTTTATAAAAATCTGAGCCACGATTTCGCAGAGCCTTTGGCATGGGCGCATAACCGCGTGGAAGGTAGCACTGAATATACTCAGTTGCTGTATATCCCAAGTCAGGCTAAACAAGATCTGTTTACACGTGAAGCAAAAGCGGGCATCAAATTGTATGTGAAGCGTGTATTCATTTTGGATGAAGCAGACAACCTCATTCCAAACTATTTACGTTTTGTACAAGGCGTGGTCGATAGTGCTGATTTACCATTAAATGTCAGCCGTGAATTACTTCAAGAAAGCCGTGATGTGAAAACCATTCGTGAAGGCAATGCGCGTCGTGTCTTGACTTTATTGGATGGTTTAGCAAAGTCGGAAGATGAAAAAGACCAAGAGAAATTTAAAGCTTTCTACACTGAGTTTGGTTCGGTATTAAAAGAAGGTTTAGGTGAAGACACGGGTAATCGTGAGCGTATCTTGAAGTTATTGCGTTATGCAACTTCAAATCATGATGAGATCAGTACTTCTTTTGCTGATTATAAGTCACGTATGAAAGAAGGGCAGAAAGCGATTTATTACGTGACTGCGGATAATTTAACGGCTGCGAAAAACTCACCACAACTTGAAGTATTCAAGAAGAAAGGCATTGAAGTTTTACTCATGGCAGATCGTGTTGATGAGTGGGCAATGAATTTTGTCTTTGAGTTTGATGGTACGCCATTACAGAACGTGTCTAAAGGTGCAGTTGATCTTGGTGATCTACAGGATGCGGATGAGAAAAAGGCGCTTGAGGAAGCCGCTGAACAATTTAAACCTGTGGTGGAGCGTTTAAGCAGCTCATTGAAAGACAAAACCAAAGAAGTGCGAGTAACGACACGTTTGGTGGATTCACCAGCATGTTTGGTCACCAGTGAGGGTGAGCTTTCTCCACAGTTGATCCGTATGCTGAAACAGGCAGGTCAGGCTGTTCCTGAAAGCAAGCCAACGCTGGAAATTAACCCTGAACATCCATTGGTGAAAAAACTGGAAAGCTCAGCGCAGTTTGATGACCTTGCCAACGTGATTTTTGATCAGGCGGTAATTGCTGAGGGTGGCCTGCCAGAAGACCCTGCGGCTTATGTAAAACGTATCAATAGCCTGTTATTGAAATAA
- a CDS encoding DUF4442 domain-containing protein translates to MKDFFKKIRTIPAISKFMLNHYSPYRGAGITIETIDMDNYHIRVKMPLTRKNRNIVGTHFGGSLYSMVDPFYMLMLMHHLGHKYIVWDKSASINFLSPGRSTVYADIQLSATEIAEIKQLAENHEPLLRSYTLNIVDEAGTRIAEVEKTLYIRRKKAKATT, encoded by the coding sequence ATGAAAGACTTTTTCAAAAAAATTCGAACCATTCCAGCGATTTCTAAATTTATGCTGAATCATTATTCCCCTTATCGCGGGGCAGGAATCACAATTGAAACCATTGATATGGACAATTACCACATCCGTGTCAAAATGCCGCTCACCCGAAAAAACCGTAACATTGTTGGGACACATTTTGGTGGAAGTTTATACTCAATGGTTGACCCATTTTATATGCTGATGCTCATGCATCATTTAGGCCATAAATATATTGTGTGGGATAAAAGTGCCTCGATTAATTTCCTGTCACCAGGTCGCAGCACCGTCTATGCCGATATACAGCTCAGTGCCACTGAAATTGCGGAAATTAAGCAATTGGCTGAAAATCATGAACCTTTACTTCGATCATATACTTTAAATATTGTGGATGAAGCTGGTACTCGGATCGCAGAAGTCGAGAAAACCTTATACATTCGTAGAAAAAAGGCTAAAGCTACTACTTAA
- a CDS encoding lysozyme inhibitor LprI family protein — MKKLLSSALFLMSLLILSQTHAASFSCKAAKLKSEQQICNDRGLNDADVKLATTYQIILHALPMGGRDAEKDKQFQWLKQRNSCAANTSCLRRAYAQRQQQLDQLLQTRILSQGPF; from the coding sequence ATGAAAAAATTATTAAGCTCAGCATTATTTCTTATGTCATTACTCATTTTATCTCAAACCCATGCCGCCAGTTTCTCATGCAAAGCTGCAAAATTGAAATCGGAACAACAGATTTGTAATGATCGTGGTTTAAATGATGCGGATGTAAAACTGGCAACAACTTACCAGATTATTTTGCACGCACTACCTATGGGAGGACGTGATGCAGAAAAAGATAAGCAATTCCAATGGTTGAAACAGCGTAATTCATGTGCAGCAAATACCTCTTGTCTTCGTCGTGCATATGCACAAAGACAACAGCAATTGGATCAACTTCTACAAACACGTATATTGAGCCAAGGACCATTCTAA
- a CDS encoding Na+/H+ antiporter family protein: protein MNAVVIAIAVMFILSLARVSVVLTLVISAIIGGLVAGLSLSQTVEAFNAGLGDGAEVALAYAVLGAFALALSKSGLPDLLAHKLIGLLGMEASKNQEKKVKYLLLTILLIAAIFSQNLIPVHIAFIPVLVPPLLKVMNHLKLDRRAAACVLTLGLVGTYIFLPVGFGAIFLEQILMGNINKIGAAYGLHVERSMMPIGMAIPVLGMVLGTLVAVFISYRKPREYVDRSISPVTSIDLDKPLRATTQAEYDLKADAEELKHEAENVPYISKKTMLMALLAIGLTLVAQLYSGSMILGGLVGFAVLSASGIFKWQEADDVFVQGMRMMALVGFIMISAAGFASVMTHTGDIAHLVNGVVHIIGDNHALAAFLMLFIGLFVTIGIGSSFSSVPVLAVIYVPLCVQFGFSPLATIALIGTAAALGDAGSPASDSTLGPTAGLGVDGQHDHIWDTVVPTFIHFNIPLLIFGWIAAMVL from the coding sequence ATGAATGCTGTCGTAATTGCGATTGCCGTGATGTTTATTTTGTCACTGGCACGCGTTTCTGTTGTTCTCACTTTGGTCATATCAGCCATTATTGGTGGTTTGGTTGCTGGACTGAGCCTTTCTCAAACTGTAGAAGCTTTTAATGCAGGACTGGGAGATGGTGCTGAAGTCGCTTTGGCTTATGCTGTTCTAGGTGCTTTTGCCTTAGCATTATCTAAATCTGGTTTACCAGATTTACTTGCACATAAACTGATTGGTTTATTAGGAATGGAAGCCAGTAAAAATCAAGAAAAAAAAGTGAAATATCTTTTATTAACGATTTTACTCATCGCTGCAATTTTCTCTCAAAATCTAATCCCAGTTCATATTGCTTTTATTCCTGTATTGGTTCCGCCATTGTTAAAAGTGATGAATCACCTCAAGCTTGATCGACGTGCGGCAGCATGTGTACTGACGTTGGGTTTAGTTGGAACATATATCTTCTTACCTGTGGGCTTTGGTGCCATTTTCCTTGAACAAATTTTGATGGGGAATATCAATAAAATTGGGGCTGCATATGGTTTGCATGTAGAACGTAGCATGATGCCTATTGGCATGGCGATACCTGTTTTGGGTATGGTTTTAGGTACTTTAGTCGCTGTGTTTATTAGTTATCGTAAGCCCCGTGAATATGTTGATCGATCAATTTCACCCGTTACAAGCATTGATTTGGATAAACCACTACGAGCAACAACACAAGCTGAATATGACCTCAAGGCGGATGCTGAAGAGTTGAAGCATGAAGCTGAAAATGTACCTTATATTTCCAAAAAAACCATGCTTATGGCGTTACTTGCAATCGGTTTAACCTTAGTTGCGCAGTTGTATTCAGGTTCGATGATTTTAGGTGGCCTTGTTGGTTTTGCTGTGTTATCCGCTTCTGGCATCTTTAAATGGCAAGAAGCTGATGATGTGTTTGTGCAAGGGATGCGAATGATGGCCTTAGTTGGTTTTATCATGATTTCCGCGGCAGGTTTTGCTTCAGTCATGACGCATACAGGCGACATTGCTCATCTAGTGAATGGCGTTGTACATATCATTGGTGATAATCATGCTTTAGCTGCGTTCTTGATGCTATTTATTGGCTTGTTTGTCACGATCGGTATTGGTTCATCTTTCTCAAGTGTGCCTGTGCTGGCGGTGATTTATGTGCCACTCTGCGTACAATTTGGATTCTCACCTTTGGCGACAATTGCATTGATTGGTACTGCTGCTGCATTAGGTGATGCAGGTTCGCCTGCCTCAGATTCAACATTAGGACCTACAGCAGGACTAGGTGTAGATGGTCAACATGATCATATTTGGGATACTGTAGTGCCAACATTTATACATTTTAATATCCCGCTACTTATTTTTGGCTGGATCGCAGCAATGGTTTTATAA
- a CDS encoding OmpW/AlkL family protein yields MLKKLLVITLLGLSSTAFAGGFQVKVGGSVIAPTADTTLAPGVVVKGDHEFAFTPSVEYFFGDTPFSAEVLLANPINHDVLLNGEKVASVRQLPPTITAKYNFKNSTRFTPYIGVGGTAFIAWHEKGLVDDVKNTYGFAGQLGFNFQPADAKNWGVYMDVRYADLSPEVKLVNGTKFDLDLNPMVYTLGYSYKF; encoded by the coding sequence ATGCTAAAAAAATTATTAGTTATTACATTATTGGGGTTATCATCAACTGCGTTTGCAGGTGGTTTTCAGGTTAAGGTCGGTGGTAGTGTTATTGCGCCAACTGCAGATACAACATTAGCTCCAGGTGTTGTAGTTAAAGGTGATCATGAATTCGCATTTACACCTTCAGTAGAATATTTCTTTGGTGATACGCCTTTTTCAGCTGAGGTTTTGCTTGCTAACCCAATTAATCACGATGTTCTATTAAATGGTGAGAAAGTTGCAAGTGTTCGTCAATTACCACCGACAATCACAGCAAAATATAACTTTAAGAATTCAACTCGATTTACTCCATATATTGGTGTTGGTGGTACAGCCTTCATTGCATGGCACGAAAAGGGCTTAGTTGATGACGTGAAAAATACTTATGGTTTTGCTGGTCAGTTAGGTTTTAATTTCCAACCTGCTGACGCTAAAAACTGGGGTGTATATATGGATGTTCGATATGCAGATCTTAGCCCTGAAGTGAAGTTGGTTAATGGTACGAAGTTTGATTTAGACCTAAATCCAATGGTCTATACTTTGGGCTATAGCTATAAGTTCTAA